From a region of the Sander lucioperca isolate FBNREF2018 chromosome 8, SLUC_FBN_1.2, whole genome shotgun sequence genome:
- the slc5a3b gene encoding sodium/myo-inositol cotransporter — MGPGMETVDIAVVGLYFVLVLAIGFFAMWKANRSTVSGYFLAGRSMSWIVVGASLFVSNIGSEHFIGLAGSGAASGFAVGAWEFNALLLLQLLGWVFIPVYIHSGVYTMPEYLSKRYGGTRLKVYFALLSVLLYIFTKLSVDLYAGALFIQESLGWNLYVSIVLLISMTALLTVTGGLTAVLYTDALQAVLMIGGALTLTILSLIKVGGLEGVRTKYMLAVPNVTAIMATGNFTYSPSCRIEPKPNALRILRGPMDEDIPWPGFILGQTPASIWYWCADQVIVQRVLAAKNIVHAKGSTLMAGFLKILPMFLIVIPGMISRILFADEIACIGPEHCMAVCGSQAGCSNLAYPRLVMAVMPVGLRGLMMAVMIAALMSDLDSIFNSASTIFTLDIYKTVRRNASQRELMTVGRLFVVAMVAISIAWVPVIINMQGGQTYLYIQEVAGYLTPPIAALFLLGVFWERCNEMGAFCGGMTGFTLGALRLILAFIYRQPRCDQPDDRPAFIFNVHYMYFAAGLFWISGAVAVVVSLCTSPPDEERVHTTTFWGLRNIKMVPTKDRKEAYRLNEKSHCSGDGRLHKEMPPDIRKEMCLDGADVKLLVPSTDHDPATPSTETSPATTPAEQFGNGRLEMTREESCNVYHETGRCMRVLECFCGCKEGAQSDQQKVQQEDATVIAEMLYESPRDKVILNVCLVFVCCLGIFMFVYFSL, encoded by the coding sequence ATGGGTCCTGGAATGGAAACAGTGGACATAGCTGTGGTAGGACTGTATTTTGTCCTGGTGCTAGCCATTGGGTTTTTTGCCATGTGGAAAGCCAATCGCAGCACTGTGAGTGGCTACTTCCTGGCTGGACGCTCCATGTCGTGGATAGTGGTAGGTGCCTCACTCTTTGTCAGCAACATTGGCAGTGAACATTTCATTGGCCTGGCTGGGTCAGGAGCAGCAAGTGGCTTTGCTGTTGGAGCATGGGAATTTAATGCCCTTCTACTTCTTCAGTTGCTTGGCTGGGTTTTTATCCCTGTGTATATACACTCGGGAGTCTACACCATGCCGGAGTACCTGTCAAAACGCTACGGTGGCACCAGGCTAAAGGTTTATTTTGCTCTCTTGTCTGTGttactttacatttttaccAAGCTCTCTGTGGACTTATATGCTGGAGCTCTCTTCATTCAGGAGTCCCTGGGGTGGAACCTTTATGTGTCGATCGTCCTGCTCATCAGTATGACTGCGCTGCTCACGGTCACTGGTGGATTGACGGCAGTACTCTACACGGATGCACTTCAGGCAGTGTTGATGATTGGTGgagccctaaccttaaccatcctCAGCCTAATCAAAGTTGGTGGGCTAGAGGGTGTTAGAACTAAGTACATGCTGGCAGTTCCCAATGTTACTGCTATAATGGCCACTGGAAACTTCACCTATTCTCCTTCCTGCCGCATTGAGCCCAAACCAAACGCTCTACGCATCCTTCGAGGTCCCATGGATGAAGACATCCCATGGCCAGGCTTCATTCTTGGCCAGACCCCTGCATCTATTTGGTACTGGTGTGCAGACCAAGTCATTGTTCAGAGAGTACTAGCAGCAAAGAACATTGTTCATGCTAAGGGCTCTACGCTAATGGCTGGATTCCTCAAGATTCTGCCCATGTTTCTAATAGTCATTCCAGGAATGATCTCCCGCATCTTGTTTGCGGACGAGATTGCCTGCATTGGGCCAGAGCACTGCATGGCTGTGTGTGGTTCTCAGGCCGGCTGCTCAAACCTTGCCTACCCACGCCTGGTCATGGCAGTGATGCCTGTTGGACTAAGGGGTCTGATGATGGCAGTCATGATCGCTGCCCTGATGAGTGATCTAGACTCGATCTTCAACAGTGCAAGCACCATCTTCACACTGGACATCTACAAAACAGTTCGAAGGAACGCATCTCAGCGTGAGCTGATGACTGTGGGCCGCCTgtttgttgttgccatggtggcAATCAGCATTGCCTGGGTCCCTGTTATTATTAATATGCAAGGTGGACAGACATACCTCTATATCCAGGAAGTTGCTGGCTACCTCACTCCACCAATTGCTGCCCTCTTCCTGTTAGGTGTGTTCTGGGAACGGTGTAATGAGATGGGTGCATTTTGCGGAGGCATGACAGGTTTCACACTCGGTGCCCTACGACTGATCCTAGCTTTTATCTACCGCCAGCCTCGCTGTGATCAGCCAGATGATAGGCCTGCCTTCATTTTTAATGTTCACTACATGTATTTTGCCGCTGGGCTGTTCTGGATTTCAGGGGCGGTGGCAGTGGTGGTCAGCCTCTGCACCTCTCCACCAGATGAGGAACGGGTTCACACCACCACATTCTGGGGGCTCCGCAACATTAAAATGGTTCCCACAAAGGACCGAAAAGAGGCCTACAGGCTGAATGAAAAGAGCCATTGTAGTGGAGATGGGAGACTTCATAAAGAAATGCCCCCAGATATCAGAAAGGAGATGTGTTTGGATGGGGCGGATGTCAAACTCCTGGTCCCATCCACTGACCATGACCCAGCAACCCCTAGTACAGAAACATCCCCTGCCACCACCCCTGCAGAGCAGTTTGGTAATGGAAGGCTGGAGATGACCAGAGAAGAAAGCTGCAATGTTTATCACGAGACTGGCAGGTGTATGCGTGTACTGGAATGTTTTTGTGGATGTAAGGAGGGAGCACAGAGCGATCAGCAAAAAGTACAGCAGGAGGATGCAACAGTCATTGCAGAGATGCTGTACGAGTCACCTAGAGATAAAGTTATTCTTAACGTGTGTCTGGTGTTCGTCTGCTGTTTGGgcatttttatgtttgtttatttctcaCTGTAA